A window of the Gossypium arboreum isolate Shixiya-1 chromosome 2, ASM2569848v2, whole genome shotgun sequence genome harbors these coding sequences:
- the LOC108467102 gene encoding peroxiredoxin-2E, chloroplastic: MAATSLTLSRFLSPAAAISLSSTTKLSSKSLPLKFSSVSPLSFNLHRRRVSKPISFSTKTTQISAAISVGDKLPDATLSYFDSDGELQTTTISSLTAGKKTVIFAVPGAFTPTCSQKHLPGFVEKSGELKAKGVNTIACVSVNDAFVMRAWKENLGIKDEVLLLSDGNGEFTKKIGCELDLTDKPVGLGVRSRRYALLAEDGVVKLLNLEEGGAFTFSGAEDILKVL; this comes from the coding sequence ATGGCAGCAACTTCCTTAACCCTCTCAAGATTCCTCTCACCGGCCGCCGCCATTTCATTATCCAGCACCACCAAGCTTTCCTCTAAATCCCTTCCTTTAAAGTTCTCCTCCGTTTCTCCCCTTTCCTTCAACCTCCACCGCCGCCGCGTTTCAAAACCCATTTCCTTTTCCACCAAAACAACCCAAATCTCCGCCGCTATCTCCGTCGGAGATAAGCTTCCTGACGCAACACTTTCCTACTTCGATTCCGATGGTGAACTCCAAACCACGACGATCTCTTCCCTTACCGCCGGCAAAAAAACCGTCATCTTCGCTGTCCCCGGTGCTTTTACCCCCACTTGTTCCCAGAAACACCTCCCTGGGTTCGTTGAGAAATCTGGGGAACTCAAAGCCAAAGGGGTTAACACCATCGCCTGTGTTTCGGTGAACGATGCGTTTGTGATGCGAGCTTGGAAGGAAAATCTAGGTATCAAAGATGAAGTCCTTTTGTTATCGGATGGTAATGGGGAATTCACTAAGAAAATTGGGTGTGAATTGGATTTGACCGATAAGCCTGTTGGACTTGGTGTTCGTTCTAGAAGGTATGCTCTCTTGGCTGAAGATGGTGTCGTTAAGCTTCTTAATTTAGAAGAAGGTGGTGCTTTTACTTTCAGTGGAGCTGAAGATATTCTCAAAGTGCTGTGA
- the LOC108461575 gene encoding glucomannan 4-beta-mannosyltransferase 9: MDRLPSTTIFPDTNDDLSMQMAVIWGQIKAPLIVPLLKLAVVVCLIMSVMLFVERVYMGIVIALVKLFGRKPDKRFKWEAIKDDVELGNSAYPMVLVQIPMYNEREVYQLSIGAACGLSWPSDRIVIQVLDDSTDPTIKDMVELECQRWASKGINIKYEIRDNRNGYKAGALKEGMKHSYVKHCDYVVIFDADFQPEPDFLWRTIPFLVHNPELALVQARWKFVNSDECLMTRMQEMSLDYHFTVEQEVGSSTYSFFGFNGTAGVWRISALNEAGGWKDRTTVEDMDLAVRASLKGWKFLYLGSLKVKNELPSTLKAYRYQQHRWSCGPANLFRKMVMEIIKNKKVSTWKKVHVIYSFFVVRKLVAHIVTFIFYCVVLPATVLVPEVEVPKWGAVYIPSIITILNAVGTPRSFHLLVFWILFENVMSLHRTKATFIGLLEAGRVNEWIVTEKLGDAFKSKAAAKAPRKPRFRFGERLHVLELCVGAYLFFCGCYDVVFGKNHYFIYLFAQAIAFFIMGFGYVGTIVPNS, encoded by the exons atggaTCGGCTTCCTTCAACAACTATCTTCCCCGACACAAACGATGATTTGTCGATGCAAATGGCAGTGATTTGGGGACAAATCAAAGCACCATTGATCGTGCCATTGTTGAAACTCGCCGTCGTGGTTTGTTTGATAATGTCTGTAATGCTTTTTGTTGAAAGGGTTTATATGGGGATAGTCATTGCTTTGGTCAAACTGTTTGGTCGGAAACCAGACAAAAGGTTTAAATGGGAAGCCATTAAAGATGATGTAGAGTTGGGGAACTCAGCTTATCCTATGGTTCTGGTTCAAATCCCAATGTACAATGAAAGAGAg GTTTATCAACTGTCCATTGGAGCTGCATGTGGTCTCTCATGGCCTTCTGATCGGATCGTTATTCAAGTCCTTGATGACTCAACTGACCCGACAATTAAG GATATGGTGGAATTAGAGTGTCAAAGATGGGCAAGCAAAGGGATCAACATCAAGTATGAAATAAGGGACAATAGGAATGGATACAAAGCTGGGGCTTTAAAAGAAGGCATGAAACACAGTTATGTGAAACACTGTGACTATGTTGTCATTTTCGACGCTGATTTCCAGCCCGAACCTGATTTCCTTTGGCGAACCATTCCCTTCCTCGTTCACAACCCTGAATTAGCTTTGGTTCAAGCTCGTTGgaaattcg TGAATTCTGATGAATGTTTGATGACAAGAATGCAAGAAATGTCATTAGATTACCATTTTACTGTTGAACAAGAAGTGGGGTCTTCCACCTATTCGTTCTTTGGCTTCAATG GAACTGCTGGTGTATGGAGAATTAGTGCTTTGAATGAAGCCGGTGGATGGAAAGATCGAACCACAGTCGAGGACATGGATTTAGCTGTTCGAGCTAGTCTCAAAGGATGGAAATTCCTTTACCTTGGTAGCCTAAAG GTGAAAAATGAATTGCCGAGTACATTGAAAGCATATCGGTACCAACAGCATCGATGGTCTTGTGGTCCGGCTAACCTTTTCAGGAAAATGGTCATGGAGATCATTAAAAACAAG AAAGTTTCAACATGGAAGAAAGTACATGTAATTTACAGCTTCTTTGTGGTCAGAAAGCTTGTTGCCCACATTGTTACATTCATTTTTTACTGTGTTGTTTTACCTGCAACTGTACTTGTGCCTGAAGTTGAGGTTCCAAAGTGGGGAGCTGTTTATATTCCTTCTATCATTACCATTCTCAATGCTGTCGGAACTCCGAG GTCATTTCACTTACTGGTTTTTTGGATCCTTTTTGAAAACGTCATGTCGTTGCATCGAACTAAGGCTACCTTCATCGGCTTATTAGAGGCTGGTAGAGTAAACGAATGGATCGTCACTGAGAAACTCGGGGATGCTTTCAAGTCTAAAGCAGCTGCAAAAGCACCCCGAAAACCCCGTTTCCGGTTCGGAGAAAG ACTCCATGTGTTAGAGCTATGCGTCGGAGCTTATCTATTCTTCTGCGGCTGCTACGACGTCGTGTTCGGTAAAAACCATTACTTCATATACCTTTTTGCACAAGCAATTGCCTTCTTCATCATGGGATTCGGATATGTTGGCACCATCGTCCCCAACTCGTAA
- the LOC108467101 gene encoding pentatricopeptide repeat-containing protein At5g12100, mitochondrial gives MVKSLGASSSLTKALKLNPTKRIIFSLMVYQCQKSNMAAKRVTLLSQLSFTSQKKPKPLSTLSTQSSSQPANTNEKHETFVLHHHERHHHIQELTTLLQQGQTEAAQTLTKSLLSSKSPSDLFNLFSFTSYSLKFSFSNILFSLLAQSKMHSEAMELYKAIRKEGMQPSITSLNLLLDSLISLNQFDGTLNLFEEIIGSGFRPNKFMYGKAIQAAVKLGDLKRAYEFLDDMKQKGVNPSLFIYNVLISGLCKERRIKEAEKGFNEILERKLVPSLVTYNTLIDGYCKVGDLEKAFGLKERMVKENVVPNIVTFNTLISGLCHAQRMEEAKWVLKEMEAHGFVGDGYTFSILFDGFLKSGNGESAMALYEEMKGKGVGINRYALSNWLNHLCKEGDFKKAEEVLQNEIERGFVPNEVVFNTIVKGYCQTGDMNRAISTVEHMEKLGLRPDYVTFNTLIGKFFEMKDVENAEEWVKKMREKSVSPKVETYNVLINGYGKMNVLDRCFAVLEEMERDGIKPNVVTYGSLVNCLCKNGMLLEAEITFKDMISRGVLPNVLVYNTLIAGNCAAGNLTDAFKYFDEMVKGETRPTIVTYNTLISGLCKKGRITEAEALLPKITSNGCSPDVITYNTLLSGYSNEGNAEKCLELYENMKSLGIKPTLNTYHPLISGCSKKGIELAERLFREMEEMHLTPDLLTYNVLIHLYAEHGDVQNAVSLHREMIDRGICPDKLTYNSLILGQFKNGKLLEIKDLVDDMKAKGLVPKADTYTLLIKGYCEHKDFIGAYVWYREMFENHFLPRFTTCKELVIGLKEQGKSQEAQIICSEMKAKGMDNWNSDEDVSELAV, from the coding sequence ATGGTGAAATCTTTGGGGGCTTCATCATCTTTAACTAAAGCACTGAAATTGAACCCTACAAAAAGGATTATTTTTTCTTTAATGGTGTATCAGTGCCAAAAGTCTAACATGGCAGCAAAGCGTGTAACTCTCCTCTCCCAATTATCTTTCACTTCCCAGAAGAAACCCAAACCTCTCTCCACACTGTCCACACAGTCTTCTTCCCAACCAGCCAATACCAACGAGAAACATGAAACCTTTGTTCTTCATCACCATGAACGCCACCACCATATTCAAGAGCTTACAACTTTACTCCAACAAGGCCAAACTGAAGCTGCTCAAACCCTCACAAAATCACTCCTTTCTTCGAAATCACCATCTGATCTCTTCAATCTCTTCTCTTTCACTTCATATTCTTTGAAATTCAGTTTCTCAAATATTCTCTTTTCATTATTAGCTCAATCCAAAATGCATAGTGAAGCCATGGAATTATATAAAGCTATAAGGAAAGAAGGTATGCAGCCTTCTATAACTTCACTTAACCTGTTGCTTGATTCTTTGATATCTTTGAATCAGTTTGATGGAACCCTTAATTTGTTTGAAGAAATTATAGGGTCTGGTTTTAGACCTAATAAATTCATGTATGGTAAAGCTATCCAAGCTGCTGTTAAATTAGGGGACTTGAAGAGGGCTTATGAGTTTTTGGATGATATGAAACAAAAAGGGGTTAATCCAAGTTTGTTTATTTATAATGTTTTGATTAGTGGCCTTTGTAAAGAGAGGAGAATTAAGGAAGCTGAGAAAGGGTTTAATGAGATTCTTGAGAGGAAATTAGTGCCTAGTTTGGTTACTTATAATACTCTTATTGATGGGTATTGTAAAGTTGGGGATTTAGAGAAGGCTTTTGGGTTAAAAGAGAGGATGGTGAAGGAGAATGTGGTGCCTAACATTGTTACTTTTAATACATTGATTAGTGGTCTTTGTCATGCTCAAAGAATGGAAGAGGCAAAATGGGTTTTAAAGGAAATGGAAGCTCATGGATTTGTTGGTGATGGGTATACTTTTAGTATTCTTTTTGATGGGTTTTTGAAGAGTGGGAATGGTGAAAGTGCAATGGCTTTGTATGAAGAAATGAAGGGGAAAGGAGTTGGGATCAATAGGTATGCATTGAGTAATTGGTTGAATCATTTGTGTAAGGAAGGGGATTTCAAAAAAGCAGAAGAGGTTTTACAAAACGAGATTGAGAGAGGGTTTGTGCCGAATGAGGTAGTGTTTAACACCATTGTGAAGGGATATTGTCAAACTGGGGATATGAATCGAGCAATTTCAACGGTTGAGCATATGGAGAAATTGGGGTTGAGGCCGGATTATGTTACATTCAATACTTTGATTGGCAAGTTTTTTGAAATGAAAGACGTGGAGAATGCTGAAGAATGGGTGAAAAAGATGAGGGAGAAGAGTGTTTCGCCTAAAGTCGAGACGTACAATGTTCTTATTAATGGTTACGGGAAAATGAATGTACTCGATAGGTGTTTTGCGGTTTTAGAAGAAATGGAAAGGGATGGGATTAAACCGAATGTTGTCACGTATGGTTCGCTTGTAAATTGTTTATGCAAGAATGGAATGCTTCTTGAAGCTGAGATAACTTTCAAGGATATGATAAGTAGAGGGGTGTTGCCTAACGTGCTGGTATATAACACACTTATTGCTGGAAATTGTGCAGCTGGAAACTTGACTGATGCTTTCAAGTACTTTGATGAAATGGTGAAGGGTGAAACAAGACCAACGATCGTAACATACAACACACTTATTAGTGGACTATGCAAGAAGGGAAGGATAACAGAAGCCGAAGCTTTGCTTCCCAAAATCACAAGTAATGGGTGTAGTCCCGATGTCATCACCTACAACACCTTATTATCAGGGTATTCTAACGAAGGAAATGCTGAGAAATGTCTGGAATTGTATGAAAACATGAAGAGTTTGGGCATTAAGCCGACTTTGAATACCTATCATCCTCTCATTAGTGGTTGCAGCAAGAAAGGAATAGAACTTGCCGAGAGACTGTTTCGCGAAATGGAAGAGATGCATTTGACTCCTGATCTACTCACATATAACGTGCTGATTCACTTATATGCAGAGCACGGAGATGTTCAAAATGCAGTTTCTTTGCATCGAGAGATGATAGACCGTGGAATTTGCCCTGACAAATTGACCTACAATAGCTTGATTTTGGGACAGTTTAAAAACGGAAAGTTGTTAGAAATAAAGGATCTTGTTGATGATATGAAGGCCAAGGGATTGGTTCCTAAAGCTGATACATATACCCTTCTGATTAAGGGATATTGTGAACACAAGGATTTCATCGGGGCATACGTTTGGTATCGGGAAATGTTTGAAAACCATTTCCTTCCACGTTTCACGACTTGTAAGGAACTCGTGATTGGCCTTAAAGAGCAAGGAAAGTCGCAAGAGGCGCAGATTATCTGCTCGGAGATGAAGGCTAAAGGAATGGACAACTGGAACTCCGATGAAGATGTCTCGGAACTTGCCGTTTAA
- the LOC108467171 gene encoding enolase, giving the protein MAGTIVSVKARQIFDSRGNPTVEVDVETSNGIKARAAVPSGASTGIYEALELRDGGSDYLGKGVSKAVANVNTIIGPALIGKDPTEQTAIDNFMVQQLDGTQNEWGWCKQKLGANAILAVSLAVCKAGAEVKKLPLYKHIANLAGNSKLVLPVPAFNVINGGSHAGNKLAMQEFMILPVGASSFKEAMKMGVEVYHHLKSVIKKKYGQDATNVGDEGGFAPNIQENKEGLELLNTAIAKAGYTGKVVIGMDVAASEFYGTDKTYDLNFKEENNDGKQKISGDALKDLYKSFVAEYPIVSIEDPFDQDDWEHYSKLTNEIGEKVQIVGDDLLVTNPKRVAKAIAEKTCNALLLKVNQIGSVTESIEAVKMSKQAGWGVMASHRSGETEDTFIADLSVGLATGQIKTGAPCRSERLAKYNQLLRIEEELGAEAVYAGASFRAPVAPY; this is encoded by the exons ATGGCTGGTACTATCGTCTCCGTCAAAGCTAGGCAGATCTTCGACAGCCGTGGAAATCCAACGGTTGAG GTTGATGTGGAAACATCGAACGGTATAAAGGCTAGGGCCGCAGTTCCTAGCGGTGCATCCACTG gAATTTACGAGGCTCTTGAGTTGAGAGATGGAGGTTCCGATTACCTCGGTAAAGGTGTATCGAAG GCTGTTGCTAATGTTAACACAATCATCGGCCCTGCATTGATTGGAAAG GACCCAACCGAGCAGACTGCAATTGACAATTTCATGGTTCAACAACTGGATGGAACCCAAAATGAGTGGGGTTGGTGCAAACAAAAG CTCGGTGCAAATGCCATTCTAGCCGTGTCCCTTGCTGTTTGCAAAGCTGGAGCTGAAGTCAAGAAACTTCCCCTTTACAAG CACATTGCTAACCTTGCCGGTAACAGCAAGTTGGTTCTTCCTGTCCCTGCTTTCAATGTCATCAATGGTGGTTCACATGCAGGAAACAAACTTGCTATGCAG GAGTTCATGATTCTTCCTGTAGGAGCATCATCCTTTAAGGAGGCCATGAAAATGGGTGTTGAAGTCTATCACCATTTGAAGTCTGTGATTAAGAAGAAGTATGGTCAAGATGCAACCAATGTCGGTGATGAAGGTGGCTTTGCTCCTAATATCCAG GAGAACAAGGAAGGACTTGAATTGTTGAATACTGCCATTGCTAAAGCTGGTTACACTGGCAAA GTTGTTATTGGAATGGATGTAGCTGCATCTGAATTTTATGGAACAGACAAAACTTACGACCTGAACTTCAAAGAAGAG AACAATGACGGTAAACAAAAGATCTCAGGAGATGCTTTGAAAGATTTATACAAGTCATTCGTAGCCGAGTATCCGATTGTGTCAATCGAAGATCCATTTGACCAAGATGATTGGGAGCACTACTCCAAACTAACCAATGAAATCGGAGAAAAAGTTCAGATTGTAGGAGATGATCTTTTGGTCACCAACCCAAAG AGGGTTGCGAAGGCTATTGCTGAAAAAACTTGCAATGCCCTTCTTCTCAAG GTCAATCAAATTGGATCTGTTACTGAAAGTATTGAAGCTGTGAAAATGTCCAAGCAAGCTGGATGGGGTGTGATGGCCAGCCACCGCAG TGGTGAAACGGAGGATACTTTTATTGCTGATCTTTCAGTCGGTTTGGCCACG GGCCAAATTAAGACCGGAGCTCCATGCAGGTCTGAGCGTTTAGCCAAGTACAATCAG CTTCTGCGAATTGAGGAGGAGCTCGGTGCGGAAGCTGTCTATGCCGGAGCTAGCTTCCGTGCTCCAGTTGCACCCTATTAA